Part of the Phalacrocorax carbo chromosome 9, bPhaCar2.1, whole genome shotgun sequence genome is shown below.
ATCCCTGCGAGGGAGACAAGGAGAAGGAAGATTTGGTTCCTGCCCTTGAAAATCCCCACTGACCTACTGCAGGCTGTGGGTGGGGGGTTGTGTGTGTCCCCCAGGCAGGACCTGTGCACTGGGACAGCCATGTAAAAAATCTTTCAGCTCATATCTCCCTCCTCTGTGCTAAGATTTTCCACCTAGCTGTTagcacatatttttttccatgcacaTGGGAATATTTGCCTCAGGTCTAAAAGACACAGGATCCCTCTCTCCCAAGTCTCATTTGGCTGGTTAAAGAGGCCAGCTGCCTTTTGATCTCTCTCACGCTTGCACATATCCCCAGAACTGTGTCATTTGGCCTCTGTCCATCTTGCTTTGAGTTGTGGCAAGTCTTTATTTACCTGATACAGCTTCGTAAATATCCAAATAATTTCACGTCAGAAAGGGGCAGGTTCCAGCATATACACACACCTGGTCAACTCTGTCTTGAGTCATTCAGCACCTTGCCTTTTGAGGGGAATGAGAAAATGCATCTTGGCATCTGTCTGCGTGAGCATACAGTGCACTTCTGGTCTCCAGGAATATGAGGCAGATGATCCTAGAAAGGAAGAGGGCTTAGCTGCTCATTTTGGGTCTTATCATCAATTGGCATTAACTCAGGGAACTCTACTGAAGTgggcttttgtattttttggcTCAGGTCTCTTTTGTTTGCCTGTATACTGCCTACGTCCCAGGTAGTGTTTTCCCCTGGTGCATggcctttttctttcatcagcaGATGATGTTCCATGTGCAGCATGCTGAGCTAGCTCACCTGTGCTCATTTCATTTAACGTGAAGGTATTGTGTGCGAGGAAATTTAAGTGTCTcaaaaagtgagatttgcatAAATTTCCAATACTGACCTTTGACAGAGGAATTTTTAAGCCTAAAAATGATCAGGCTGCGAAGAATACCTCCTGTCCAAATGCTTGCTGGTGAAAGCATACCagttgctgtgctgtgctgcagaatTTTACAGCCCCTCGCCTGAAAAAGAGTATGAAAAATGGTAAAAACTGCACACGTGTTCTGGATGCCATTTTGAAAGAATGGTTTGTGAGTTGCATACTCCAGAACCTCAAAACTGTGAGGTATTGGTGTAGGAATGGGACCTGGGCGTATATCTGGAAAGACTCTGGCCTGGTCCCTGCTTTGGAAAGTCAGCACCCCGGCACATACCACCAAGATCCCCACCCCTTGGCTTCCACGCAGTCTGTAGATCTGTTCATGTATGCTTATGAACACAGGTCCAGTGCTGAACGCTGacacttaaaaatatgaaagagtTATTATATTGTGTATATTGATGGAGAATATAGTAGGATGTGAATGTTGCATGGAGAGAAAAGAGCTCAGTAATACAATAGCAATTTTTGCATTCAAGCCCATCACTTCGAAAAGCAATGCTAATATGTATAATAGTAATGAGCAATATAGCTCATTGAGTCAAGGCAAACATGCTGTGGTGACTCATAATTTTTGGAGATTAAATGATAAGAACTACTAGGCtggattaattttgtttctttttgtatttgtgatttttttttttgacggATTGCAGTTTTCCCGAATTTACTCTTTGTTCAGAATGATTTGACAAGTGGCATCTATGAAATCTGTTTGGCTGGTGGTGTGTTCAAGCTGTTCTTGAGGACTTGTGCAGTGTGTGCAATTGAAGCTCTTTTGTTTAGATTGTCGTGAGCACATTCTTTGGCTGGATGAAGAGTCCTCTCAGAAACAGGTTATTGgtgtaaagaaattaaattcacCTTTTGGACTGGATATTCAGCAATAGTTtcataaaattttgcttttatagtGACTATTCCTGATGGTAGGATTATTTGCTAGAGGGGTTGGAATAAACTGTACAAACTGGGTGAAAAACATTGTCAAAATTAACTCCtttacaaatgtaaaaatatattggtTGAAAATGGTTTTCTGCACTTGTTTTGTTCTAACACCTCCCATGGCCTAGACAAGAAAAGTTATCTAACAGcagaaagtttctttttaatatttcagagatGGTTAGATTTGCAGTAGCAAAAAGgatttatctgtattttaaggTCCCATCTGAAAAATGGTTTCCTACCCATGTAACTATGAAGCAGTGGTAAAACCAGgagactttttctttctcaaaatttAGGAAATAACGAAATCATACTGTCAAAACTTTGAATGGGAAAGTGGTTTATTGTGGTTAGTTAACCCCAAACTTTCTCATTCATTTATTAACAACCCaaactttaaaatgctttgatcAAGCATTTGGCATTTGGACTTGTGACAAAAAACCAATCCAGAATTTCCAGAGTAGGTAAATGCAAACTAGGATAAAACTTGCCATACAACCTAGCAACAACACAAACCCCAGTTTGCATTTGCCTGGCTGCTGCAAGAGACCCACCGTGCTGCGGTTGGAGATATTCATCCATCTTATCTAACCCAGACACAGACACATGAAATACGAGGTTTTCAAGTAGTTATCGGTTGTCATTTCCTCAGTGCATTGCTGAAGTCACTTCGCTGCTTCTGTTGAGGAGTTCCTGTCGATACTGATGTAAGCAGGAGCATCCCCCCTCCCTTCACCCGCCTGCAAGGACTCCGAGCATCGCAGTGGCCATGGTGGCTGTCCTTGATGCCCTTCTAGCTCCTGCCTTTAACATGTTGGTCTTCTCTCCCCAGCTATCGACCTGTTGTACTGGCGTGACATCAAGCAGACAGGGATCGTGTTTGGCAGCCTCCTGTTGCTGCTCTTCTCCCTGACCCAGTTCAGCGTCGTCAGCGTTGTGGCCTACCTGGCCCTCGCCGGCCTCTCGGCCACCATTAGCTTCAGAATCTACAAATCGGTCCTACAGGCTGTGCAGAAGACGGACGAGGGCCACCCCTTCAAGTGAGTGCCTTGCAGTCATGGCCAGGGGCCATTTATCTAGCAAAGGATCCATTCCCAGTGGCAATTCAAGTTTCTTTAGCTGCCAATTTTGTACTGGATAAAATTCTTTTCTTGCTCATAAcgggaaataattttttctgttgtccAGTGTCTCAAGAACTGTATGGTTGTAATGGCTTAGAtcctggagggaaaaaaacaactcaaaagcCGTCGTCCCCTGAGACATGGGAATCTTCTTCCTGAAATTCAAAAGATCCAGAAAATTTTaagcaaacagagaaaaagagttTCATTAGAGCTAATGATAATACAGTATCTCTGCAAGCAGGAGGAGTATTGTTTCTGGGCACACTCTATTTGGCATAGAGGGAAACTATTTATATCTTTTCTCCAGCACTGCTTGGCTGTGCTGTGGCAATCGGTCACTCTAGGTGATGGTGCCAGTGCCGATGCTGGTGCCCCCTGCAGGGTCTGGGTGGTTTCCTCCAGGAGAGAAGCGatcctttctcctctgctgtgcCAACAAGTTGGTAAACCAGGTCATGGAACCGATCGgctttgcacacacacacacacacacacacacacacacacactgaaaaaaagtcttgctGGGGTGCTGCTCCTTCGGTTTCACTTGGGTCAGTTGTGAGATGTGACTCATGACACGGGCATAGCTCAGAGAGAggtgcagggcaggcagagggatggaggagagagaagggggcATTGCTGCCGAATGTGACATGTCCAGACAGCAGGTTTTATTCCTCCAgaggctgccagctggaggagatATCCCCTTCTGTGGCAGCAGCGTTGCGCAGAAGTTTGTGGGGAACCCCCCCGCAGCTAGGATTTGCATCCCCCTTTGGGTGGAGTAAAGAGAGAGACCCCATCAAGACCAGGCTCTGTGGGGAGAGGGCAAGGCTGGAGGCAAACAGCCCTGGTGCAGACCACAATTGCCCAGGGAGATGCGTCATGCAGGGGGAAGACAGTGTGTGTCGctggctctgtgcctgcaggaAGGGGGACGTGTTGCTCCAGCGCAAGGAAATGAGgtctgaggaggaggaaatgatGGGGTAGACAGGCACAAGTGTGAACGGCAGGTGAATGTGCCTGGGTTTGTAACTGGACTTGTGTTTCTGGCAGAGCCTACTTGGAGATGGAAATGAATCTTTCACAGGACCAGATTCAGAAATACACAGATTGTCTCCAGCTATACGTCAACAGCACAGTGAAAGAGCTGAGGAGACTCTTTCTCGTTCAGGACCTTGTGGATTCTTTAAAAGTaggatttctttaaatattttttacccTCTCTAGAGGATCAGTCTGCATTTCAAAGCGCTGCTTCCCATGTTGACAGTGTCATCATAAAACCTAGTTTTGTGTAGCTCCAACTATAGAAGTTGCTGTCCTTTTTGATTTCCAAACTGCTTGCTTCCAGCAGTTTACAGGCTTGGGACTCTGCATTTGAATTTATTGATCATAATACAGGAGTTATAAAAGTTGTAGGACCAGCGTAGCTCCTCTCCAGTTCTAGAAGCATCTATGGGTTATGCTTTCTATGACTTTGCCAGAAAATGGTGTGTTCCCATCTAATACCTCTGTTAATCTGGATTTCCTCTAATGGTGGAGTTTCCTGCTATGGAGGAAggtcttctttccttccctgctgagacaattatttattttcagcctTACA
Proteins encoded:
- the RTN1 gene encoding reticulon-1 isoform X2, which gives rise to MQASADSTKMDCLWSNWKCQAIDLLYWRDIKQTGIVFGSLLLLLFSLTQFSVVSVVAYLALAGLSATISFRIYKSVLQAVQKTDEGHPFKAYLEMEMNLSQDQIQKYTDCLQLYVNSTVKELRRLFLVQDLVDSLKFAVLMWLLTYVGALFNGLTLLIMAVVSMFTLPVVYDKYQAQIDQYLGLVRTHINTVVAKIQAKIPGAKRKAE